One window of Saccharomyces kudriavzevii IFO 1802 strain IFO1802 genome assembly, chromosome: 10 genomic DNA carries:
- the FAR1 gene encoding cyclin-dependent protein serine/threonine kinase inhibiting protein FAR1 (similar to Saccharomyces cerevisiae FAR1 (YJL157C); ancestral locus Anc_1.190), producing MKTPTRISFEKKLHTPPSGDHDAVRSPPKKFLRGLSGKVFRKTPDLKKQHTPTFQDVEDSQFTPNFGLMMSKRGNIPKPLNLSKPISPPSSLKKTAGSVASGISKTGQLSTLNSPVNITSSNKFNIKGKNLTSSLLRESISDSTTMCDTFSDINLMVMDEDYCIDGDSYLEEDSPILMMNLARNIKKCNSQSGPKRYVGEKCLICEESISSTFTGEKVVESTCSHTSHYNCYLMLFETLYFQGKFPECKICGEVSKPKDEDIVPEMVSKLLTGAGARESSPSSDTQQQWIDLKSARSLAGRFPLFTPQEQLIRTADISCDGFRTPQLSNNGRFETASYLDSPMLSSPFISQPASAEPFNLGRDELENGGDILECAAKAWFSETENANVMINVNFPEVQGSNESNDLEILQDVNCVNFEEIEEREKLWKEKIDQYIEANVDKENEFGSLILFDKIMYSDDGEQWVDNSVVMLFTKFLVLFDFGEMRILGKIPRDQFCQVIKFDENILLCSLKSTNIPEIYLKFSENCEKWLPAKWKYCLEDASLDTLPLGEIVSTVEELCHGNILGALGVPFSAVVPQSNDRHLPWKKLQKETPLKLIVCLNLSHTGGEQYREDVLETVYQILDDLNVDDLLGIVVIGRDGSGQVGPFGTFIGMINKNWDGWSTFLDNLEIVDSNVFQDEKQEYRITLKTCERLALTSAYVDTNEHGGAGYAKQILVLNGKDVCGMRHDQKLKNTSDQLSSLWKYEISQRRMVPTKADMKQFLKELHSKRYLNVACSLPEATSQQLYFGDMAAGELKMRPIQDRHPHSNSIEIEYFDHIKQQKIRKTLESPGF from the coding sequence atgaagacgCCAACGAGAATTtcatttgagaaaaaattacataCCCCACCAAGCGGGGATCATGATGCTGTAAGATCACCACCTAAAAAGTTTCTAAGAGGTTTGTCTGGCAAAGTTTTCAGAAAAACACCTGATCTTAAGAAGCAGCACACGCCTACCTTTCAAGATGTGGAAGATAGCCAATTTACTCCTAATTTTGGCTTAATGATGTCCAAAAGGGGCAATATACCTAAACCACTGAATCTTTCTAAACCGATATCTCCTCCTTCtagtttgaagaaaacagcAGGATCGGTAGCATCTGGCATTTCAAAGACAGGTCAATTAAGCACTTTGAATTCACCAGTTAATATCACAAGCAGTAACAAATTCAACATCAAAGGTAAAAATTTGACAAGTAGCTTACTCCGAGAGTCGATTTCTGACTCTACCACTATGTGTGATACATTTTCAGACATCAATCTAATGGTGATGGATGAAGATTATTGCATTGACGGGGATTCGTaccttgaagaagattcaCCAATCttaatgatgaatttgGCAAGAAACATAAAAAAGTGCAATTCGCAATCTGGTCCAAAAAGATATGTCGGTGAGAAATGTTTAATCTGTGAGGAGAGTATCAGCTCCACTTTTACCGGTGAAAAGGTCGTAGAATCTACCTGTTCACATACCAGTCATTATAACTGCTACTTGATGCTGTTCGAAACTCTCTATTTTCAAGGCAAGTTCCCTGAATGTAAAATATGTGGCGAAGTTAGCAAGCCAAAGGATGAAGACATTGTTCCCGAAATGGTATCGAAACTTCTAACGGGCGCAGGCGCTCGTGAAAGTAGCCCATCATCAGACACGCAACAACAATGGATTGATTTGAAATCGGCCAGAAGCCTTGCTGGTCGATTCCCTCTGTTTACTCCGCAGGAACAATTGATTCGTACAGCTGACATATCATGTGATGGTTTCAGAACACCGCAGTTATCAAACAACGGACGATTTGAAACTGCTAGTTACTTGGATAGCCCAATGCTGAGCTCACCATTTATCAGTCAACCAGCATCTGCAGAACCTTTTAATTTGGGCCGTGATGAGCTGGAGAATGGTGGTGACATACTTGAATGCGCTGCCAAAGCATGGTTTAGTGAAACGGAAAATGCGAACGTGATGATTAATGTGAATTTCCCCGAAGTGCAAGGTAGTAATGAATCTAATGATTTGGAGATATTACAAGATGTGAATTGTGTAAATTTCGAAGAAATAgaggaaagagaaaaactgtggaaagagaaaattgaCCAATATATTGAAGCTAATGTGgacaaggaaaatgaattcGGCAGCTTGATCTTGTTCGATAAAATAATGTATTCTGACGATGGTGAACAATGGGTAGATAATAGTGTCGTAATGCTATTCACCAAGTTTCTAGttttatttgattttggaGAGATGAGAATTTTGGGCAAAATCCCGAGGGATCAATTTTGTCAGGTAATCAAATTCGACGAGAACATCTTACTCTGTAGTTTGAAAAGCACCAATATACCTGAAATTTACTTGAAATTCAGTGAAAACTGCGAGAAGTGGCTACCTGCAAAATGGAAGTATTGCTTAGAAGATGCCTCATTGGACACACTGCCATTGGGTGAAATCGTCTCTACAGTGGAAGAACTCTGTCATGGGAATATATTGGGCGCATTAGGGGTGCCCTTCAGTGCGGTAGTACCACAATCTAATGATCGACATCTgccttggaaaaaattgcagAAGGAGACGCCACTGAAGCTTATAGTGTGTTTAAATTTGTCACACACTGGTGGAGAACAGTACCGCGAGGACGTTTTGGAAACCGTTTATCAAATCCTGGATGATCTGAATGTTGACGACTTGCTGGGTATAGTGGTTATTGGAAGAGATGGATCCGGCCAGGTGGGTCCCTTTGGTACCTTTATTGGAATGATAAATAAGAACTGGGATGGATGGTCGACCTTTTTGGATAATTTGGAAATCGTTGATTCTAACGTCTTTCAAGACGAAAAACAGGAGTATAGGATCACTTTGAAAACTTGTGAAAGACTAGCGTTAACAAGCGCGTACGTAGATACAAATGAACATGGTGGAGCTGGATATGCCAAACAGATCTTAGTTCTTAATGGTAAGGACGTTTGTGGAATGAGACACGATCAGAAACTAAAGAACACTTCTGACCAATTGTCTAGTCTCTGGAAGTACGAAATTTCACAACGTCGCATGGTCCCGACAAAAGCTGACATGAAACAATTTCTAAAGGAGTTGCACAGTAAGCGCTATTTAAATGTGGCCTGCAGTCTACCAGAAGCTACATCCCAGCAGCTGTATTTTGGGGACATGGCAGCCGGTGAACTAAAAATGCGTCCAATTCAAGATAGGCACCCGCATTCTAACTCGATAGAAATAGAATACTTTGACCACATAAAGCAGCAAAAAATTCGCAAGACCCTAGAATCCCCAGGCTTTTAG
- the SSY5 gene encoding Ssy5p (similar to Saccharomyces cerevisiae SSY5 (YJL156C); ancestral locus Anc_1.191), with amino-acid sequence MVRFFGLNKKKDKEKDNNDLPADNEQSTTESLSDKAPENEEPLVPKSDDGTLSNADNDDAFTTLNSSIQSSSIFSRGRITYGTGASSSMATSDMRSHSSGNSGSRNTKNLQGFVDVGKPLRAVSFLNPVKEEESQDEQKASDVSSSASSGLAASGSVRENTFSSRRTITLEYVHRSLSELGDNLVDIMDDIHQDVISISRAVIEAVEYFKEFLPTVRDRIPYRISVEKSPVLRKINKIVLHFLDNLLVSDAFSNSRSILLRRFYFFLKKLNLITDDDLTSESGVLPCLSVFCIDGHCNLPSMDKLDMILNELTRMDSSMISDQEGAFIAPILRGITPKSSILAIMFGLPNLEHEHYEMIKVLYSLFPDVHMYCVKNYIKKAASAVGISHTEPTIGPVSPTKFQFSPPFTVPENLLELPISMSLSTETSTKITGTLGGYLFAQTGNDSKFSQFASCSFAITCAHVVLSEKQDYPNVMVPSNVLQTSYKKVLTKESDRYPDGSMEKTAFLEEVQRIDQNLKWQKSKKFGQVVWGERAIVDRRLSDFAIIKVNSSFKCQNTLGNELKSLPDPTLRFQNLHVKRKIFKMKPGMKVFKIGASTGYTSGQLNSTKLVYWADGKLQSSEFIVASPNPLFASAGDSGAWILTKLEDRPGLGLVGMLHSYDGEQRQFGLFTPIGDILERLHAVTKIQWDIDPQVDG; translated from the coding sequence ATGGTCagattttttggtttgaataaaaaaaaggacaAGGAGAAGGACAACAATGATTTGCCTGCAGACAATGAACAAAGCACAACAGAAAGTTTGTCTGATAAGGCACCAGAAAATGAGGAACCATTAGTTCCTAAATCCGACGATGGAACCCTTTCAAATGCggataatgatgatgcGTTCACCACTCTCAACTCCTCCATACAATCGTCGTCGATATTCTCCAGAGGAAGAATAACTTATGGAACAGGGGCCTCTTCTAGCATGGCCACATCAGACATGCGTAGTCATAGCAGCGGGAATAGTGGGTCTAGGAATACTAAAAACTTACAGGGATTTGTTGATGTCGGGAAACCGCTGAGAGCGGTGAGTTTTTTGAATCCCGTTAAAGAAGAGGAATCTCAGGATGAACAGAAAGCTTCGGATGTTAGCTCTTCGGCGTCTTCAGGATTGGCTGCTTCAGGTAGTGTAAGAGAAAACACCTTCAGTTCAAGAAGAACCATCACCTTAGAATATGTTCATAGAAGTTTGTCTGAGTTAGGAGACAATTTAGTGGACATAATGGATGATATTCATCAGGACGTTATCAGTATTTCAAGAGCAGTCATTGAAGCCGTCgaatatttcaaagaatttttacCGACAGTGCGAGACAGGATACCATACAGAATAAGCGTAGAAAAATCGCCTGTATTGCGGAAGATCAATAAGATAGTATTACATTTTCTGGATAACTTATTGGTGTCTGAtgcattttccaattctaGGTCAATTCTTTTACGCAggttttacttttttttgaagaaactgaatTTGATAACAGACGATGATCTAACATCAGAATCGGGTGTCTTGCCATGCCTGTCAGTCTTTTGTATCGATGGCCACTGTAACTTACCAAGTATGGATAAACTAGATATGATTCTAAATGAGTTAACCAGGATGGATTCTTCCATGATTTCCGATCAAGAAGGTGCCTTTATAGCTCCCATACTGAGAGGTATAACTCCCAAAAGTTCCATACTCGCAATAATGTTCGGTTTACCTAATTTAGAACATGAACATTACGAAATGATAAAGGTTCTCTACTCGCTATTCCCGGATGTACACATGTATTGTGTGAAAAACTATATTAAGAAGGCTGCATCGGCAGTAGGAATATCTCATACAGAACCTACTATTGGTCCAGTATCGCCAACTaagtttcaattttcaCCTCCGTTTACAGTTCCGGAAAATCTACTGGAATTGCCCATTTCAATGTCTTTATCCACTGAGACAAGCACTAAAATCACAGGTACTTTAGGAGGTTATCTATTCGCACAGACTGGGAATGactcaaaattttctcaattTGCAAGCTGCTCATTCGCCATTACATGTGCTCATGTAGTATTGTCTGAAAAACAAGACTACCCGAACGTGATGGTACCGTCTAATGTTCTACAAACGTCTTATAAGAAGGTTTTAACGAAAGAATCCGATAGGTATCCCGATGGTTCGATGGAAAAAACGGCCTTTTTAGAAGAAGTGCAAAGAATAgatcaaaatttgaaatggCAGAAGTCAAAAAAGTTTGGGCAAGTAGTTTGGGGCGAAAGAGCTATTGTTGATCGCCGATTATCAGATTTTGCTATCATCAAGGTAAACTCGTCATTCAAATGTCAGAATACTTTAGGTAATGAGTTGAAATCTTTGCCTGACCCAACTTtaagatttcaaaatttacaTGTTAaacgaaaaattttcaaaatgaagcCTGGTATGAAAGTATTCAAAATAGGTGCTTCCACTGGTTACACTTCAGGTCAATTGAATTCTACGAAATTGGTATATTGGGCGGATGGAAAATTGCAAAGTAGTGAATTTATTGTTGCGTCTCCTAATCCATTATTTGCGAGTGCGGGGGATTCGGGTGCGTGGATCTTGACCAAATTAGAAGATCGGCCAGGATTGGGTCTTGTAGGTATGCTACATTCATATGACGGTGAACAAAGACAGTTTGGATTGTTTACACCTATAGGGGACATTTTGGAGAGATTGCATGCAGTAACTAAAATTCAATGGGATATTGATCCACAGGTAGATGGATAG
- the FBP26 gene encoding fructose-2,6-bisphosphatase (similar to Saccharomyces cerevisiae FBP26 (YJL155C); ancestral locus Anc_1.192), which produces MGFSTISNDNDIKVCVIMVGLPARGKSFISQKIIRYLSWLSIKAKCFNVGNYRRDVGGNVPIDAEFFNFENVDGFKLRELAAQNAMKDIVDWFAKEGGTVAVFDATNSTRERRKWLKDVCEKNNIQPMFLESWSDDHELIANNAKDIGSTSPDYKGFEPEVAEADFLNRIGQYERFYEPLDAQNDRDMTFVKLINIVEEVVINKIRTYLESRIVFYVMNIRPKPKFIWLSRHGESIYNVEKKIGGDSSLSERGFQYAKKLKHLVKESAGEVNLTVWTSTLKRTQQTAKHLPYKKLQWKALDELDAGVCDGMTYEEIEKKYPEDFKARDNDKYEYRYRGGESYRDVVIRLEPVIMELERQENVLIITHQAVLRCIYAYFMNVPQEESPWMSIPLHTLIKLEPRAYGTKVTKIKANIPAVSTYKEKGTSQVGELSQNSTKLHQLLNDSPLEDKF; this is translated from the coding sequence atgggaTTCAGTACTATTTCTAATGACAACGATATCAAAGTATGTGTGATTATGGTTGGCTTACCCGCGAGAGGGAAGTCTTTTATCTctcaaaaaattattagatACCTGTCGTGGTTATCGATAAAGGCTAAATGTTTCAATGTAGGTAATTACAGAAGAGATGTGGGCGGAAATGTCCCTATAGATGCtgagtttttcaatttcgaAAACGTTGACGGTTTTAAACTCAGAGAATTGGCCGCTCAGAACGCCATGAAAGATATCGTGGATTGGTTTGCCAAAGAAGGCGGAACTGTGGCAGTGTTTGACGCCACTAATAGTACACGTGAAAGGAGGAAGTGGCTTAAGGATGTGtgtgaaaagaataatattcAACCCATGTTTTTAGAGAGCTGGAGCGATGATCACGAATTAATTGCAAACAACGCTAAGGATATTGGCAGTACGTCACCAGACTATAAAGGCTTTGAACCAGAAGTGGCGGAAGCcgattttttgaacagaATTGGACAGTACGAAAGATTTTATGAACCTTTGGATGCTCAAAATGATAGGGATATGACGTTCGTTAAATTAATTAATATTGTTGAGGAGGTAGtaatcaataaaatcaGAACTTATCTGGAAAGTAGGATTGTATTCTATGTTATGAATATTCGTCCCAAACCAAAGTTTATTTGGCTCTCTCGACATGGTGAATCGATTTATAACGTAGAGAAAAAGATCGGTGGAGACTCATCATTATCAGAAAGAGGCTTTCAATATgcgaaaaaattaaagcaCCTAGTTAAAGAAAGCGCCGGAGAAGTAAATTTGACTGTATGGACTTCTACTCTGAAGAGAACACAACAAACGGCAAAGCATCTTCCATATAAGAAATTGCAATGGAAAGCATTGGACGAATTAGACGCTGGCGTTTGTGATGGAATGACATATGAGGAGATTGAGAAGAAATATCCCGAAGACTTCAAGGCTCGTGATAATGACAAATATGAGTATAGGTATCGAGGCGGCGAATCGTACAGAGATGTAGTGATTCGCTTAGAACCCGTTATTATGGAATTGGAACGTCAAGAGAATGTTCTCATCATAACTCATCAAGCTGTGCTTCGGTGTATATACGCATACTTTATGAATGTTCCACAAGAGGAATCTCCTTGGATGTCTATCCCTCTACATACATTGATCAAACTGGAACCTAGGGCTTATGGTACGAAGGTcaccaaaatcaaagcaAATATTCCTGCAGTAAGTACATATAAGGAGAAGGGCACAAGTCAAGTCGGTGAGCTTTCTCAAAACTCAACTAAACTTCATCAACTACTCAACGATTCTCCTCTAGAAgacaaattttga
- the VPS35 gene encoding retromer subunit VPS35 (similar to Saccharomyces cerevisiae VPS35 (YJL154C); ancestral locus Anc_1.193), translated as MAYADSPENAIAVIKQRTALMNRCLSQHKLMESLQHTSIMLTELRNPNLSPKKYYEVYVIIFDSLTNLSTYLIENHPQNHHLADLYELVQYTGNVVPRLYLMITVGTSYLTFSDAPKKEILKDMIEMCRGVQNPIRGLFLRYYLSQRTKELLPEDDLSFDSQFIMNNFIEMNKLWVRLQHQGPLRERETRTRERKELQILVGSQLVRLSQIIDDNFQMYKQDILPTILEQVIQCRDLVSQEYLLDIICQVFTDEFHLKTLDTLLQTTLHLNPDVSINKIVLTLVDRLNDFVTRQLEDDPNAVSSNAYLDMDVFGTFWDYLTVLNHERPDLSLQQYIPLIESVIVLSLRWYPNNFENLNKLFELVLQKTKDYGQKNISLESEHLFLVLLSFQNSKLQLTSTSTASPNSFATSKKHFIFQLISQCQAYKNILALQSIGLQKKVVNEIIDILMDTEAEESNDNEYESKLHPSGNSAHLVIEDKLQVQRLLSICEPLIISRSGPPTNVASSNTNIDEVFFNRHDEEESWILDPIQEKLAHLIHWIMNTTSRKQTKKNKSQFNLETQLEILLLIKSSFIKGGINVKYTFPAIITNFWKLIRKCHMIHQYILKERADNRTLLSHYSNLLKQMFKFVSRCINDIFNSCNNSCTDLVLKLNLQCATLADQLQLNEISYDFFSQAFTIFEESLSDSKTQLQALIYMAQSLQKTRSLYKETYYDSLIVRCTLHGSKLLKKQDQCRAVYLCSHLWWATEISNIGEEEGITDSFFRDGKRVLECLQRSLRVADSIMDNEQSCELMVEILNRCLYYFIHGDEAETHISIKYINGLIELIKTNLKSLKLEDNSTSTVTNSMNDLHITGDTNVKANATANDGPGNTEKDANVAIGSDGVYIQLNTLNGSSTLIHGIIATASGSKLLHQLKYTPIYHFQRTCDYIESQREVDDRFKVIYV; from the coding sequence ATGGCATATGCGGACTCACCAGAAAATGCGATTGCTGTTATCAAGCAGCGGACGGCACTGATGAACCGGTGTCTTTCTCAACACAAACTAATGGAATCACTGCAGCACACTTCCATAATGCTGACAGAATTGAGAAATCCAAACTTATCACCGAAGAAGTACTACGAAGTATACGTTATTATTTTCGACTCATTGACCAATCTCTCCACATATCTAATAGAGAACCATCCTCAAAACCACCATTTAGCCGATCTTTATGAACTGGTCCAATACACCGGCAACGTGGTGCCCCGACTTTATTTGATGATCACGGTGGGGACAAGCTATCTGACATTCAGCGATGCTCCCAAGAAGGAGATCTTAAAGGATATGATTGAGATGTGTCGTGGCGTACAAAACCCAATAAGAGGCTTGTTTTTGCGCTATTATTTATCTCAGAGAACCAAGGAACTGCTTCCGGAGGATGACCTCTCGTTTGACTCTCAATTTATTATGAACAATTTCATCGAGATGAACAAACTGTGGGTGAGATTGCAACACCAAGGACCATTACGCGAGAGAGAAACCAGAACACGTGAGAGAAAAGAGCTGCAAATTTTAGTCGGGTCCCAACTAGTTCGTCTTTCGCAGATTATCGACgacaattttcaaatgtaCAAGCAGGATATCTTGCCCACAATCTTGGAGCAGGTCATACAATGTAGAGATTTGGTGTCCCAAGAATATCTCTTGGACATCATCTGCCAGGTATTCACGGATGAGTTTCATCTGAAAACCTTGGATACTTTACTACAGACCACTTTGCACCTGAACCCTGATGTTTCAATAAACAAGATTGTGCTTACTTTAGTCGATCGATTGAACGATTTTGTTACAAGGCAGTTGGAGGATGACCCAAACGCCGTTTCTTCGAACGCTTATTTAGATATGGACGTGTTTGGTACGTTCTGGGACTACTTGACCGTATTGAATCATGAAAGGCCAGACCTATCACTACAACAATATATCCCTCTAATTGAGAGTGTAATTGTTCTGAGCTTGAGATGGTACCctaataattttgaaaatttgaacaaaCTATTCGAACTGGTTTTACAAAAAACTAAGGATTACggtcaaaaaaatatatctttGGAATCAGAGCATTTATTTTTAGTTTTATTATCCTTTCAAAATAGTAAGCTCCAGTTAACTTCCACCTCTACAGCATCACCAAATTCATTTGCTACTTCTAAGAaacatttcatttttcagttgATATCTCAGTGCCAGGCATACAAAAACATCCTAGCCTTGCAAAGCATTGGtctgcaaaaaaaagttgttAATGAGATTATAGACATTCTGATGGATacagaagctgaagaatCCAACGATAATGAATATGAGTCGAAGTTGCATCCTTCAGGGAACTCAGCACATTTAGTCATTGAAGATAAACTACAGGTGCAACGCCTACTATCAATTTGTGAACCTTTAATAATCTCAAGAAGCGGGCCACCCACGAATGTTGCTTCCTCAAATACAAACATCGACGAAGTGTTTTTCAATAGgcatgatgaagaagaatcaTGGATACTGGATCCAATACAAGAAAAGTTGGCTCACTTGATCCATTGGATAATGAACACCACTTCCCGGaaacaaacaaagaagaacaaatcCCAATTTAACTTAGAAACGCAGTTGGAAATATTACTACTTATCAAATCTTCGTTTATCAAAGGCGGCATCAATGTCAAATACACTTTTCCAGCCATAAttacaaatttttggaaactgATCAGAAAATGCCACATGATACACCAATatattttgaaggaaagGGCTGACAATAGGACATTGCTATCTCATTATTCCAATCTTTTGAAGCAAATGTTCAAGTTCGTTTCACGTTGTATCAACGATATTTTTAATTCCTGTAACAATTCATGCACGGATCTGGTTCTGAAGTTAAATTTACAGTGCGCTACTTTAGCTGATCAACTACAATTAAACGAAATATCATATGATTTCTTCTCGCAAGCCTTTACTATATTTGAGGAGTCTTTGAGTGACTCAAAAACCCAGTTACAAGCTTTGATCTATATGGCTCAATCtttacaaaaaacaagatCTCTCTACAAGGAAACTTACTATGATTCATTGATCGTCAGATGTACGCTGCATGGATCTAAACTATTAAAAAAACAGGACCAATGTCGTGCTGTTTATTTATGTTCTCATCTCTGGTGGGCAACGGAAATATCAAACATTGGCGAAGAAGAGGGTATTACGGACAGCTTCTTTAGGGATGGTAAAAGAGTGTTAGAATGTCTACAAAGATCTCTTCGTGTTGCAGATTCCATTATGGACAACGAACAGAGCTGTGAGCTAATGGTCGAGATATTAAATAGATGCCTTTACTATTTCATTCATGGCGATGAGGCTGAAACTCACATATCTATAAAATACATTAATGGTTTGATTGAACTAATCAAAACGAATTTAAAATCGCTAAAACTAGAGGATAATAGTACCTCTACGGTAACAAATTCGATGAACGATTTGCACATCACTGGCGATACTAATGTGAAGGCAAACGCCACCGCTAATGACGGTCCTGGAAACACAGAAAAAGATGCTAATGTCGCCATAGGGTCAGATGGCGTATATATTCAACTAAACACATTGAATGGGTCTTCTACACTAATACACGGAATCATAGCAACTGCTTCAGGTAGCAAATTACTACACCAACTTAAGTATACTCCAATCTATCATTTCCAACGTACCTGTGACTATATCGAGAGTCAAAGAGAAGTTGATGATCGGTTTAAAGTCATCTATGTATAG
- the INO1 gene encoding inositol-3-phosphate synthase INO1 (similar to Saccharomyces cerevisiae INO1 (YJL153C); ancestral locus Anc_1.195) → MTEDNTIPTASVRVATEKCTYTEDELLTKYSYENAVVSKTPDGRFDVTPTVQDYVFKVGLDKPDKLGIMLVGLGGNNGSTLVASVLANKHDIEFHTKEGLKKPNYFGSMTQSSTLKLGVDAAGNDVYAPFNSLLPMVNPNDFVISGWDINDANLSEAMQRAQVLEYDLQQRLNSRMSAVKPLPSVYYPDFIAANQDERANNCINVDAKGSVTTVGKWAHLQQIRHDIQDFKKENSLDKVIVLWTANTERYVEISAGVNDTMENLLQSIKNDHEEIAPSTIFAAASILEGVPYINGSPQNTFVPGLVQLAEHEAVFIAGDDLKSGQTKLKSVLAQFLVDAGIKPLSIASYNHLGNNDGYNLSAPKQFRSKEISKSSVIDDIIASNDILYNDKLGKKVDHCIVIKYMKPVGDSKVAMDEYYSELMLGGHNRISIHNVCEDSLLATPLIIDLLVMTEFCSRVSYKRVNPAQEDDGKFESFYPVLTFLSYWLKAPLTRPGFHPVNGLNKQRSALENFMRLLIGLPSLNELRFEERLL, encoded by the coding sequence ATGACCGAAGATAATACTATTCCAACTGCTTCCGTGAGAGTGGCCACCGAGAAGTGCACGTACACGGAAGACGAGCTGCTTACCAAGTACAGCTACGAAAATGCCGTGGTCTCCAAGACACCTGATGGCCGCTTTGATGTCACACCCACTGTTCAGGACTACGTGTTCAAAGTGGGTCTGGACAAGCCAGACAAACTGGGGATTATGCTTGTTGGGCTTGGCGGTAACAACGGATCCACGTTAGTGGCGTCTGTCTTGGCGAACAAGCACGATATCGAGTTCCATACGAAAGAGGGTCTCAAGAAGCCGAACTACTTTGGTTCTATGACCCAATCTTCCACCTTAAAACTGGGTGTCGACGCTGCGGGGAACGATGTGTACGCCCCTTTCAACTCTCTCTTGCCCATGGTCAACCCGAACGATTTTGTCATCTCCGGTTGGGACATCAACGATGCAAATCTATCCGAGGCCATGCAAAGGGCGCAGGTCCTCGAATATGACCTTCAACAGCGTTTGAATTCGAGGATGTCCGCCGTCAAACCTCTGCCTTCCGTTTACTACCCTGATTTCATTGCAGCTAACCAGGATGAGAGGGCCAATAACTGCATCAACGTGGATGCGAAGGGTAGCGTAACCACTGTAGGCAAATGGGCGCATTTGCAGCAGATCAGACACGATATACAGGATTTTAAGAAGGAAAACTCCCTGGACAAGGTGATTGTTCTCTGGACTGCCAATACCGAGAGGTACGTGGAAATATCTGCCGGCGTTAACGACACGATGGAAAACCTTTTGCAATCCATCAAGAACGATCATGAGGAGATTGCCCCCTCCACAATATTTGCCGCTGCGTCCATCTTGGAAGGTGTTCCATATATCAACGGTTCACCTCAGAATACGTTTGTCCCCGGGCTAGTTCAGTTGGCTGAACATGAGGCGGTTTTCATTGCGGGAGACGATTTAAAGTCCGGTCAAACCAAATTGAAGTCTGTTTTGGCCCAATTTTTGGTGGACGCCGGTATCAAACCTCTCTCCATTGCCTCGTACAACCATTTGGGTAATAACGACGGCTATAACTTGTCCGCTCCAAAGCAATTCCGGTCTAAGGAGATCTCGAAGAGCTCAGTTATAGATGACATTATCGCGTCTAATGATATTCTATACAATGATAAGCTGGGTAAGAAAGTTGACCACTGCATTGTGATCAAGTACATGAAGCCCGTTGGCGATTCAAAAGTGGCCATGGATGAATACTACAGCGAACTGATGCTAGGTGGCCACAACAGGATCTCGATCCATAACGTTTGCGAGGATTCTTTGTTGGCGACACCCTTGATTATCGACCTGTTAGTAATGACAGAATTTTGTTCGAGAGTGTCCTACAAGAGGGTAAATCCGGCCCAAGAGGATGACGGCAAATTTGAGAGCTTTTATCCCGTTTTGACCTTCCTGAGCTACTGGCTGAAGGCGCCACTAACAAGGCCAGGGTTTCATCCCGTGAATGGCTTGAACAAACAAAGATCGGCCTTGGAAAACTTCATGAGATTATTGATTGGATTACCTTCTCTAAATGAATTGAGGTTCGAAGAGAGACTGTTAtga